A region of the Flavobacteriaceae bacterium MAR_2010_188 genome:
AATGGCGGATTTGTAACCTGCGCGAATAATTGTTTAAAATAATTGTAGAGCAACTGCGGTCTTTCTGAAAGCACGGCAATAGGCGTATCGCTTCCCATTGAACCAATTGGTTCCTTACCATTTTGGGCCATCGGTAAAATAATGGTATTGAGGTCTTCTTGAGTATAGCCAAAAATAGATTCTCTAATATGAAGAGGCTCTTCAACGTGTTCTAAAGGCCTGTCTCTATAAGGAATGCTTCGAAGATGGATAAGATTTTGGTCTAACCATTTTCTGTATGGATACAGATTAACGATTCTTTCTTTAATTTCTTCATCATTTATTATTCGGCCTTCATCCATATTTACCAAGAACATTTTTCCTGGTTCTAGACGACCGTGATATTTAACGTTTTTCGGTGGAATGTCCAGCACCCCGGTTTCGGAGGACATAATTACATAGTCATCGTGGGTCACGGTATAGCGCGACGGTCTCAGTCCGTTTCTATCAAGTACCGCACCTATATAACTTCCGTCAGTAAAAGGTATTGAAGCTGGGCCGTCCCACGGCTCCATAAGACAGCTGTTGAATTCGTAAAATGCTTTTTTAGCATCGCTCATTTCAGGATTTTTCTCCCAAGCTTCTGGCACTAACATCATCATCACTTCTGGAAGGGAACGACCGGTCATAAGCAAAAGCTCAACGACCATATCCATTGAAGCAGAATCAGATTTTCCTCTTAAAATTGTTGGAAGGACCCGTTTTATATCATCGCCGAACAAATCACTTTTCATCAATTCTTCACGCGAAAACATACGAGAAACATTACCTCTTAAAGTATTTATCTCACCATTATGGCACATATATCTAAAAGGTTGGGCCAAATCCCAAGTCGGGAATGTGTTGGTCGAAAACCTTTGATGTACCAGCGCCAGTTTTGCGTCTAACAGCGGATTGGAAAGTTCTTTATAATAAACATTGATGTCTTCTGGTTTTAAAAGACCTTTATAGATAATCGTTTTTGTTGAAAGACTCGAAAGGTAAAAATAGCTGCTTTCAGATAATTTGGAATTGTAAATAGTATGTTCAGCAATTTTGCGAGCGGCAAAAAGTTTTACGGTAAATTCAAAATCAGTTTGGCTATCATCGGATTTCCCAATAAAAATCTGTTTGGTAACTGGCTCGGTTTCCGAAGCAATCCTACCGATTTCAGAATTATTTACCGGTACGTCCCTCCAACCCAACAATTTCAAGTTTTGCTCTTTTAAACTTTCTTCAAAGGTGTTGATGCAGAATATCTGTTGATTTTCCTTTTTTGGAAGAAAAACGTTACCAACTGCATATTGCCCTCTCTCTGGTAATTCAAAATCACAGCTTTGCACAAAAAAATCGTGAGGAATATCTATCAAAATTCCGGCACCATCACCGGTTTTTCCATCTGCACTTACCGCACCTCGATGCTCTAATTTCACGAGTATTTCTAGGGCCTTATGTATAATAATATTAGACCTCTTACCTGTAAGACTACAAATAAATCCTGCGCCACAATTTTCATGTTCAAATTCCGGCAAATAAAGCCCCTGTTTTTTCAGCATTTTATTCGTGATTAAATAGTTAGATGATCAGTGTTGGATTTACTAATATATAGGTTGAATTTGAATCTAAATAATGTCCCTATGATTATTGCGACATATCAAAAAAATGATTGAAAATTTTTCTGAATTTGGATTAATTGGAATATAATTTACGAAAAACTCAAAGCATTTTTCAACTATGCTAAATTAACCCATTCAAATTTTTGATGAGATATCTTCAAATAATAACAAATATTGTTGAACATTTTGCATCGATTTTAAGATTTTAATGAATTTTATTCAAATTGGCTATTTTCAATTTAATAGAAATTTAATTAAAAAATGAAAACCCCTATTTTTTTTAGGGGTTATTTTGTTTAATTCATAAAAATGAGTCCTATGACCCTTTTTTTTAAGGGGTTAAATAAATTTTAATATAGTTTTACTGGTAATTAACCACTAAAATTATATTTGGAATGAAACAATTTTTTACTCTATTAATGCTTTTTGGATTTTTATCGGCATTCGCTCAAGAAGAAGAACCAGCGGATGAAAAAAAATTCAATATTTCTGGAAGTGTCGATGCATACTTTAGAACAAACCTTACCGGACCAAACGAATCCTTTGATGATGGCGATGGGGCATACTTCCTTAATCCAGGCACATCATTCGCAAACCGAAGTGGTTTTAGTATTGGAATGGCAAATGCTATCTTTAGTTATGAAGGCGCAAAAGTAGGCTTCGTTGCAGACCTTGTCTTTGGCCCACGTGGAGAAGATGCCGTATTCCTTTCTAGCCCTTCCACCAATATCGTAAATCAACTTTATGCCTTCTGGAACGTTACCGATTCCTTTAGACTTACCCTTGGAAACTTCAACACCTTTTTAGGATACGAAGTAATATCTCCAACTGGTAATTTCAATTACAGTACCTCTTATATGTTTAGCAACGGACCTTTTTCCCATACCGGTATTAAGGCAGACTTTACATTGTCCGAAGATTTTACGTTGATGTTAGCTTTGATGAATCCTACCGATTATACCGAAATCAATATAGATGGAAGTTATACCCTAGGGGCACAATTGGGCTATAGCGGACAGTTCTTAAATGCACTATACGGCAACCAGCCCGGAAATAGTGATGCAACTTTTCAAATTGATTATACCGGAGGTTTCGATGCAACCGAGGCATTTTTCTTGGGAATCAATGCAACCTATAATGATACCAATGGCAGCGGCTTCTATGGCGCAGCCTTATATCCACAATATTCAGTTTCTGATGCGCTAGCGTTCGGTTTAAGAGGAGAATACTTTGGATATCACTATGATGAAGCTGAGGACGACACCGTTTTTGCCACAACTCTATCCGCAAATTATAAAATAGACAACTTAACGATTATACCAGAATTGAGATTAGATAGCTGGTCAGACGAAGTTTATTTCGATGGCGATCTAGATCCTACTAAAAGCTTGGCTTCATTCTTAATTGCAGCGGTATATCAATTCTAACTAATAAAACTAATCATGAAAAAAATTGAAGCAATTATCAGAAAATCCAAATTTTCTACCGTCAAGGATGCGCTCCACGGAGTTGGAGTAAACTTCTTCTCTTATTGGGATGTAACTGGCCTTGGTAATGAAAAGGAAGGGCATGTTTACCGAGGGGTTAGCTACAGCACCAGTGATATACAGAGGCGGTATCTCTCTATTGTTGTAAATGACGATTTTGAAGAAATTACCATTAAAACAATCATTGAGTCTGCTCGTACGGGCGATGTCGGAGACGGAAAGATTTTCGTTTCTGATATTTCTGAAACCTACAGAATACGTACTGGCGACAAAGGAGGAGACACTATAAAATAAACTAACTGAGACATTATAAATTATGGAACTATTAACAATAAACAATGTATGGATGATGGTCTGTACAGGATTAGTTTTTTTTATGCACCTAGGGTTTTCCTTTTTGGAAATAGGACTTACTAGGCAAAAAAATACCATCAACATATTATTTAAAAATATATTCATCATCTGTATTGGATTATTACTATACTGTCTGGTTGGTTTTAATTTGATGTATCCAGGTGAATTCAACGGATTTATCGGCTTTGCCGGATTCGGACTAGATTCTCCAGTTACTGCAGATGGAGCATTAGACCTTACATATAATGAAGGATACACTTACTGGACCGACTTTCTTTTCCAAGGAATGTTCGCTGCAACAGCGGCCACGATTGTTTCTGGAGCGGTAGCGGAACGAGTTAAGATCGGACCATTCATGATTTTTACTATTATTTACGTTGGAATTATCTATCCTCTTGCGGGCTCTTGGAAATGGGGTGGCGGATTCCTTCAGACTATGGAAACTCCATTTTATGATTTCGCTGGTTCTACTTTAGTGCATTCAGTTGGTGGTTGGGCTGCTCTAGTAGCCGTATTCTTATTGGGAAGCAGGATTGGAAAATTCAAGGGGGGCAAACCTCAAGCCATACCAGGACATAATATTCCATTAGCAACAGCTGGTGTTTTAATTCTTTGGTTAGGATGGTTTGGATTTAATGGAGGCTCAGTACTTTCTGCCGACCCAGCATTAACCTCATTAACCTTAGTTACAACTTGTTTAGCTGCGGCTGCTGGTGGTGTTGCATCATTCTTGGTTTCAACCTTAATGTACAAAAACTACGATCTTACCATGTTCCTAAATGGAATATTGGGAGGATTGGTAGCCATTACTGCTGGTGCAGATCAAATGAGTCCGACGGATGCCGTTCTTATAGGAACAATTGCCGGAGCAATTATTGTATTTGGCGTCGCATTGGTAGACAAACTTAAATTAGATGATCCAGTTGGAGCAATTGCCGTTCACCTTATTTGTGGTATCTGGGGAACACTTGCAGTTGGTATCTTCGGAAGTTTAGCTGGTGGCGCTCAATTTATGAGCCAATTGATCGGTGTTGCTGCTTATGCGGGAATATGCATCGCTTCTAGCTTCATTATACTATATGTTCTAAAAGTGACCGTAGGCATCAGAGTTTCCGAAAGGGAAGAACTAGAAGGTCTAGATGCTTACGAACATGGAATGAAAGCCTACTCGGACTTTGGATTAAATGAGCAATAGAAAGTACAAGTAACTAATAACATATAAGGTTTTAGTAGTGCATTAAACCTTTTTTTTTAGATTGATTAGTTAGTGAAAAACCATCAGACAACCGCCCCTTGTCTCGATGGTTTTTCTTTTTTGAAAAGCAGCTTTCCTAAAATTTTAAAGTTTCAATAATATATGTACTTTTGTCGACCAAGAGGACAGATTTGACTACTTGCAACCTCTTTCAATTGGATTGGAATATTTCAATTTAATTTGAATAAAAATGCTAAGGACAGATATAACTTCCTTAGGATTAGCCAGTCAGACTTATATTTAAAGAAAACAAAGACCTATGGCATATCTTTTTACTTCAGAAAGCGTCTCTGAAGGACACCCAGATAAAGTAGCGGATCAGATCAGCGATGCTCTTATTGATAATTTTTTAGCCTTTGACCAAAACTCTAAGGTCGCTTGTGAAACACTTGTGACTACCGGACAGGTAATTTTGGCCGGTGAAGTTAAATCTAACACCTATCTAGATGTTCAGAAAATCGCAAGGGAAACCATAAACAAAATCGGATATACCAAGAGCGACTATATGTTCGACGGTAATTCTTGTGGCGTGCTATCTGCAATTCATGAACAATCCGAAGACATTAACCGTGGGGTTGATCGTGAAGATGCAGAACAGCAAGGAGCGGGCGACCAAGGGATGATGTTTGGCTACGCGACAAAGGAAACTGACAACTACATGCCATTGGCACTGGACCTTTCACATTCGATATTAAAGGAACTTGCGGCTCTAAGAAGGGAAAATAAGGAGATTACCTATCTACGACCTGATTCTAAGAGTCAAGTCACCATAGAATATAGTGATGATAATGTTCCGCAAAGAATCGATGCTATTGTAATTTCTACCCAACACGATGATTTTGCTACGGAAGAAATGATGCTCAGCACCATTAGAAAAGACCTTATTAATATTCTGATACCAAGAGTTATGAAACTGGTGCCAGACCATATAAAGAAACTTTTTAACGATACCATTACCTATCACATAAACCCCACCGGAAAATTTGTTATTGGCGGACCTCACGGTGATACCGGTTTAACCGGAAGAAAAATCATCGTTGATACCTACGGTGGAAAAGGAGCGCATGGCGGAGGAGCATTCTCTGGTAAAGACCCAAGCAAAGTAGATAGAAGCGCGGCATATGCAACAAGACATATCGCTAAGAATTTAGTTGCTGCAGGTTTGTGTGATGAAATACTGGTGCAAGTGAGTTATGCCATTGGTGTGGTAGAACCAACTTCAATATATGTAAATACTTATGGTACCGGAAACAGCAAGTTCTCCGATGGGGAGATTGCAGAGAAGGTTTCCAAGATTTTTGACATGCGTCCGCACGCAATAGAAAAACGATTAAAGCTGAGACAGCCAATATATAGCGAGACTGCAACGTATGGACATATGGGCAGAGAAAGCAGAATGGTCACCAAACATTTTGATCAGCCAAATGGCGAAGCAATTACTATGGAAGTTGAACTGTTTACTTGGGAAAAATTAGACTATGTCGACACGGTAAAAAAAGAATTTAATTTATAGTTGAAGATTTTAAAATATATAAGGGCTCCCAAATCGGGAGCCTTTTTAATTTATCCCTATTCCGAGTACGCATCTAACTGATTAGAGGCGGTTTACCGTCTAAATGTGTATTTCTTATCAAATCAACAAAAATTTTAAGCACTTCATCTAAAAATTAATAGGATATCCGTACTAAGCATCACTTTTACCAAACATTTCTAAAAACAGGAATGTAAAAACAGTTATCGACCCAAATCGCTGTTTTAAATTGTTTCTTCCCTCAGTACATTTTACGACTTCATTTTTATAATGATTTAGCGCTTTGTTAGTTGATGAAAACCCTAACAAATCAATATTTTATCCTAATTATGAAAAATTTTAATTTACCTACCAATTTAAAAGTAGCTCTTCTTGGACTACTCTTTGTTTCTTTTATCCTTTCTTGCGAAACCGAGCAAATGGACGAAATGCCAAATGCTTTAGCAAAATCCCAAACCCAAACCGCTCTCCGTCTTTATCAAGCTGCGGACTGTTCTACTGACTGTATTGAAGCTGATATTGAAGATTATTTCGTGAAATCTGAAAGTTCTATTACTAATCCTGGCAAGTCCAGTAATGAAAAAACCGTGACATATTATGCTTATAATACACCAACGGAATTTGTGGTTGAAGTAATCTATGAGATCAGCGGGGGTAACGCTAATGCGAAAGCGGATTTTGTCACAACTATCAATGGGACTGTATGGGAAGATTATGAGGTTCCTAGTGGAGTCAGTATCATTCATACCTATGACTTAACTGCAGGTTATGATCAATGCGAAGAAATGAAATTTAGCATTGAACAAACCGCTTTAGGAAAACCTATTAAATTCGATTCAACATATAACCTATTCGCAGTGTGTCCAGATGAGTGCGAAGAAAGCTTTTCTTACGAGCTTAATGAAGACAGCAGCTATACCTTTACTTATATCAGTGAAGAGTCATTAGAAGATGCAGAAGTTAAATTTACTTGTCCTCACATTACTGGTTTTTATTCTTTAGATGGAAAATCTTATGATGTAAATCCTGGAAAAGGCCAAGGAGCACCAACTGTATTAACCTACGTTGGGGATATTGAAGCTTGTACTCCAATTACTTTTACCATGTCCTTTGATGCAGATTGCGAGCAAAATGCCGCTGGTTTCGCAAACATGTTCACCGACTTTAAAGTGAACGAGGTTTCCAAAAAAGGAGATGCCGGAAACATCCGTATTGAATGTAATAATTAACCCCTAGCTATTAATCAACTTAAAAGCGGCGTTCTTTCGAACGCCGCTTTTTTTTTAATCTTCATCCAATCCACCTTTTCGGGTAGGCGACCTTTGAGCCGGCCATTCTTGTTGCTCTCCCGTTCTTCTGCTAATTGGCAAAACAATTTTGTCCCGTGAGGTTGTATTTGGGTCTTCAGAGGCCATATAAACTAAAATAGCGGTTAGGATTACGTTTTTCTTCACGTCGTCAAAAACTATTTTATCATAGGTATCTAGGTTGGTATGCCAAGTGTAATTCCAGTAATCCCAACTTAAAGAACTTAAGTTGAAGGCTGGCACTCCAGCGGCGACAAAAGATGCATTATCTGAACCACCACCCGCGGGTGAACCAGGAAATTCTGTTTCGATATCATCAGTAATGTAAT
Encoded here:
- a CDS encoding nitrogen regulatory protein P-II family, with the translated sequence MKKIEAIIRKSKFSTVKDALHGVGVNFFSYWDVTGLGNEKEGHVYRGVSYSTSDIQRRYLSIVVNDDFEEITIKTIIESARTGDVGDGKIFVSDISETYRIRTGDKGGDTIK
- a CDS encoding ammonium transporter (manually curated); this translates as MELLTINNVWMMVCTGLVFFMHLGFSFLEIGLTRQKNTINILFKNIFIICIGLLLYCLVGFNLMYPGEFNGFIGFAGFGLDSPVTADGALDLTYNEGYTYWTDFLFQGMFAATAATIVSGAVAERVKIGPFMIFTIIYVGIIYPLAGSWKWGGGFLQTMETPFYDFAGSTLVHSVGGWAALVAVFLLGSRIGKFKGGKPQAIPGHNIPLATAGVLILWLGWFGFNGGSVLSADPALTSLTLVTTCLAAAAGGVASFLVSTLMYKNYDLTMFLNGILGGLVAITAGADQMSPTDAVLIGTIAGAIIVFGVALVDKLKLDDPVGAIAVHLICGIWGTLAVGIFGSLAGGAQFMSQLIGVAAYAGICIASSFIILYVLKVTVGIRVSEREELEGLDAYEHGMKAYSDFGLNEQ
- a CDS encoding Putative beta-barrel porin-2, OmpL-like. bbp2 is translated as MKQFFTLLMLFGFLSAFAQEEEPADEKKFNISGSVDAYFRTNLTGPNESFDDGDGAYFLNPGTSFANRSGFSIGMANAIFSYEGAKVGFVADLVFGPRGEDAVFLSSPSTNIVNQLYAFWNVTDSFRLTLGNFNTFLGYEVISPTGNFNYSTSYMFSNGPFSHTGIKADFTLSEDFTLMLALMNPTDYTEINIDGSYTLGAQLGYSGQFLNALYGNQPGNSDATFQIDYTGGFDATEAFFLGINATYNDTNGSGFYGAALYPQYSVSDALAFGLRGEYFGYHYDEAEDDTVFATTLSANYKIDNLTIIPELRLDSWSDEVYFDGDLDPTKSLASFLIAAVYQF
- a CDS encoding methionine adenosyltransferase, which codes for MAYLFTSESVSEGHPDKVADQISDALIDNFLAFDQNSKVACETLVTTGQVILAGEVKSNTYLDVQKIARETINKIGYTKSDYMFDGNSCGVLSAIHEQSEDINRGVDREDAEQQGAGDQGMMFGYATKETDNYMPLALDLSHSILKELAALRRENKEITYLRPDSKSQVTIEYSDDNVPQRIDAIVISTQHDDFATEEMMLSTIRKDLINILIPRVMKLVPDHIKKLFNDTITYHINPTGKFVIGGPHGDTGLTGRKIIVDTYGGKGAHGGGAFSGKDPSKVDRSAAYATRHIAKNLVAAGLCDEILVQVSYAIGVVEPTSIYVNTYGTGNSKFSDGEIAEKVSKIFDMRPHAIEKRLKLRQPIYSETATYGHMGRESRMVTKHFDQPNGEAITMEVELFTWEKLDYVDTVKKEFNL